Sequence from the Ignavibacteriota bacterium genome:
CGGGCGACCGCCGGTCGCCCCTGCGGATGTGATCCGTGAGTAGCGCACGCACTGAACACAACGCGGAGGGAATCGGATCGGCGTGTCGTTTATTCGTCTACCCATCTACCACCTACCGATCTACCATCCACCCATCTACGAGATTCCCGCACGTGTGTCGGGCGACCGCCGGTCGCCCCTGCGGATGTGATCCGTGAGTAGCGCACGCACTGAACACAACGCGGAGGGAATCGGATCGGCGTGTCGTTTATTCGTCTACCCATCTACCACCTACCGATCCACGCCAACGACACCGCCCAAGCCAGACTAGTCACCCTCCCGGAACGGGAGAGGGCCGGGGTGAGGGTGCATCTCCCGCCGCCAAAGGCGAACTCAGCGAGACACTGTCCCGCTGTCCCGTCGCCCCTCGACAAGCTCGGGGTGACACAGCGTTCTGGTCCCGCTGTCCCGCTTCCGCGTCCCAACTCCCAACTCCTAACTCCTAACTCCTAATTCCTAACCCCCACTCCCCACTCCCTAATCCCCCGTCCCCCGTCCCCCGTCCCCCGTCCCCCGTCCCCCGTCCCCCGTCCGTTTTGCTTTCCCCGCAGTCCAAACTATCTTTGGAATCGGTTCCGATCGCCCTTACATCCACTTTCCACAAAGAAGTAGAGCGCCATGCGACGCCTTGCCCTCCTCATTGCCGCATTTCTTCTTTTCCTTCTCGCTTTTCATACCGTGGTGGCGCAGGAGATTGCTGTCATGCAGGGTGTGGTGGTGGTAAAAACCCGCGCGGATGCTCCGCGGGCGACGCTGTCGGGCGGACCTTCGGCGCTGCGCACGGCGCTCGAATCATTGGGTGCATCGCAGGTGGAACCGTTGATACGGGATTACACGCCGGCATGGTCCGCTCTGCGGAAAGCCGCCATGCCCGAAGCGCAGCAGCGCGCGGAGGCCGAAGTGGCGCGTATCCAGAAGGTGCGCTACAGCGCCCCCGTCTCGCCGTGGGATGCCGCGCGCCTGCTGGCCGCAGTGCCCGGTGTGGAGTATGCCGAACCGTATTTCCTCTTTGAACCTCTCGGCGGAACCAAGACGCCCAACGACTCGCTGTTCTCGAGCCAGGCCTATATGAAACTCATCAAGGCCGAGGAGGCCTGGGATGTGAGCGAAGGTGACACCACCGTTGTTGTGGCAGTGGCCGACACCGACGTGAAATGGGATCACCCCGATCTCGAACCGAACATCTGGATCAATCCGGGAGAGGACGGACGCGACGGACAGGGACGCGACAAACGCAGCAATGGCGTGGACGACGACGGGAACGGTATGAAAGACGACTGGCACGGGTGGGACTTCGGCGGCGCCGACAATGCCACTCCCGACAACGACACCCGCTCGACGGGTGGTGGACACGGCACGTCCGTGGCGGGACTCGTCGGAACGGCCACCAACAATCGCATCGGCATCGCCTCCATCGGCTACAAGTGCCGCATCCTTCCCATCAAGATCGGCGCGGACGCGGGCGGCAATCTCGCCTTCGGCTACGATGCTATTCCCTACGCGCAGCGCCTCGGCGCGCGCGTCTTCAACGCGAGCTGGGGAAGCGCCGGATATTCGAAGGCGCTCGAGGATGTCGTCAATGCCGCGGTTGCGGGAGGAATGGTCATCGTCGGCGGAGCGGGCAATCACGGAGCCCCCACGCCGTTTTATCCCGCCTCCTATCCCGCGGTGCTCGACGCCGGCGTGTGTAACGCGCAGGACGTGATCGGCGGCGGTTCGGGCTACGGCCCGCCGCTCGATGTGGTCTGTCCCGCCGACGGCGCGCTCTCCACGAACGTGGGCAACACCTACTCGCCCTGGGGCTCGGTCACGTCGGCCGCCGCTCCGATGGCTTCCGGACTCTGCGCCCTCGTGGCGTCGCATTTCAAGACGATGACTGCCGAACAGATCCGTGAACGTGTGCGTGTCACCTGCGACAACATCGACGCGCAGAATCCGTCGCGCGCCAAATACGCGGGCAAGGGACGTATCAACGCGCTGCGCGCGCTCACCGATCCGGCCGGACCCTCGTTGCGTATACAGTCGTTCACTGTCGCGGATCCGAACAACGACAAGCGCCTCGATCCGGGCGAGAGCGTCGGCATCACGGTGGTCCTCAAAAACTATCTCGACGCGACATCCGGTCCCATACAGATGACACTCGTGCCCGTCACCAACGCCGCGAGCGTCGACGTGACCGAGTCCGCCGTCTCGGTGCCCGCGCTTGCGGCGGGCGCCACCGGCGGCAATGCCGCGCAGCCCTTCCGCTTTACCGTGCGGCCGTCGTCCACCTTCGACGCAACCGTGCTCTTCCGCATCGACATCAGCAGCGGCACCTACGAGGATTTCGATTTTGTCTCCGTCATCGTCAATCCCTCGTATCAGGACATGCGCAGCGGACAGCTCATGCTCACCGTGTTCCCCAACGGCATGCTGGGCTTCGGAAATTATCCCGACAACACACTCGGCAACGGCATGAAAT
This genomic interval carries:
- a CDS encoding S8 family peptidase, whose amino-acid sequence is MRRLALLIAAFLLFLLAFHTVVAQEIAVMQGVVVVKTRADAPRATLSGGPSALRTALESLGASQVEPLIRDYTPAWSALRKAAMPEAQQRAEAEVARIQKVRYSAPVSPWDAARLLAAVPGVEYAEPYFLFEPLGGTKTPNDSLFSSQAYMKLIKAEEAWDVSEGDTTVVVAVADTDVKWDHPDLEPNIWINPGEDGRDGQGRDKRSNGVDDDGNGMKDDWHGWDFGGADNATPDNDTRSTGGGHGTSVAGLVGTATNNRIGIASIGYKCRILPIKIGADAGGNLAFGYDAIPYAQRLGARVFNASWGSAGYSKALEDVVNAAVAGGMVIVGGAGNHGAPTPFYPASYPAVLDAGVCNAQDVIGGGSGYGPPLDVVCPADGALSTNVGNTYSPWGSVTSAAAPMASGLCALVASHFKTMTAEQIRERVRVTCDNIDAQNPSRAKYAGKGRINALRALTDPAGPSLRIQSFTVADPNNDKRLDPGESVGITVVLKNYLDATSGPIQMTLVPVTNAASVDVTESAVSVPALAAGATGGNAAQPFRFTVRPSSTFDATVLFRIDISSGTYEDFDFVSVIVNPSYQDMRSGQLMLTVFPNGMLGFGNYPDNTLGNGMKYAGTDAQLYLGSVLAGTDAGHVVGNARSAGNFLARDNDLRLREGVTIVSPAGLAATRATSRFTASGADSARRLPIDVRHEMYDFSNRGFPDMLVSKYTVTNTGTEPVNGLRFGLFMDFGGYPQYYIGHAAYDSTLRFGTITKTGWPTVGSFVIDSLPDNDPRRASFWAINNDHRVTTGNPFGTLDGFTAAEKWRALSSFAGNRSTTDGNLAYVLSGPTADIAPGASAIFVFGHVVGTNMGTLKTRVEMAQAFWRNPPVVGADGTPALPEALRLLATYPQPVSASRGGVATLAFEMPQAGPVAIDVYTLLGTRVAGAALREYPAGISTGTVDLSGLARGLYIIRLSGGAHETRAPLMLTD